The Salvia miltiorrhiza cultivar Shanhuang (shh) chromosome 1, IMPLAD_Smil_shh, whole genome shotgun sequence genome has a window encoding:
- the LOC131005611 gene encoding probable magnesium transporter NIPA6 isoform X2 has protein sequence MISMIVGEIANFVAYIYAPAVLVTPLGALSIIVSAVLAHFLLKEPLRQMGILGIVSCIVGSVVIVVHAPQEHTPSSVQEVWDLASQPAFLIYVAASVSLVLLLILYLEPLYGQTNILVYLGICSLLGAITVMSVKAVGIAIKLTLEGINQFGSTQTWFFLSVAVFCLITQLNYLNKALDTFNAAIVSPIHYVMFTTLTIIASSIMFKDWSGQNASSITSEVCGFITVLSGTLILHMTREEEASPPPTGTIIWYDGDSSKALEGAHFISLNSSDYFELVSGDK, from the exons ATGATTTCTA TGATTGTTGGGGAGATTGCGAATTTTGTTGCTTATATCTATGCCCCTGCTGTTCTTGTTACCCCTCTTGGTGCATTGAGCATAATCGTTAG TGCTGTTTTAGCACACTTTCTGTTGAAGGAACCACTGCGACAGATGGGAATTTTGGGGATTGTGTCTTGCATAGTTGGATCGGTTGTAATTGTCGTTCATGCCCCTCAAGAACACACTCCATCTTCTGTTCAAGAAGTCTGGGATTTGGCATCTCAGCCAG CATTCCTCATTTATGTGGCAGCTTCGGTATCTCTAGTGCTACTTCTCATTTTGTATTTGGAGCCACTCTACGGGCAGACAAACATACTCGTTTACTTAGGAATTTGCTCCTTATTGGGAGCAATCACG GTAATGAGCGTGAAGGCCGTTGGGATTGCAATAAAACTCACCTTGGAGGGGATTAATCAATTTGGATCCACTCAGACTTGGTTTTTCCTTTCAGTTGCCGTGTTTTGTCTGATCACGCAGTTGAATTATCTGAACAAG GCGCTCGACACTTTCAACGCTGCAATCGTCTCTCCGATACACTATGTGATGTTCACTACTCTGACCATAATCGCCAGCTCCATAATGTTTAAG GACTGGTCGGGTCAGAATGCGAGCAGCATAACCTCCGAGGTGTGCGGATTCATCACAGTTCTCTCGGGGACGCTCATTCTGCACATGACCAGAGAAGAGGAGGCGTCGCCACCTCCAACAG GAACCATAATTTGGTACGATGGAGACTCATCAAAGGCTTTGGAAGGGGCTCATTTTATCTCACTGAACAGCTCAGATTACTTTGAACTTGTCTCTGGAGACAAGTGA
- the LOC131005612 gene encoding eukaryotic translation initiation factor 4B3-like, translated as MAATVKTAWAKPGAWALDAEENETELLQQQKEDSAAAAAATNGHSETADFPSLAAAKTKKKKKQVLSLQEFTTYSAAKPAAFQASKGLTTDELMALPTGPRERSAEELDRSKGFRSYGSGMRDEQPRRQGSFNRESNREIAPSRADETDNWAAGKRSPASSGFERRERGERGGFFTDSQSRADEVDNWASNKSFAPSSEPRRYERRGSFGLESSNGGADSGSWVKRREEEGPRMGGAFDSLRERRGGSDLNGADSESWGRRGGSESNAGSRPRLNLQPRTLPVVDIAAPEKPKPEIAPPVIVKSKGSNPFGEARPREEVLKEKGQDWKEIEEKLESTKIKEVVSDGPDPPRKNFWSGRERRQEEKTERAWRKPESADSRPQSAEEPVNEHSEKSENGHAEEAEGGEAQT; from the exons ATGGCGGCTACGGTGAAGACGGCGTGGGCGAAGCCAGGCGCGTGGGCTCTGGACGCGGAGGAGAACGAGACGGAGCTCCTCCAGCAACAGAAGGAGGATTCGGCGGCCGCCGCGGCCGCGACCAACGGCCACTCTGAGACGGCGGATTTCCCGTCGCTGGCGGCGGCGAAGactaagaagaagaagaagcaggtCCTGTCGCTCCAGGAATTCACGACCTACAGCGCGGCGAAGCCGGCGGCGTTCCAGGCGTCGAAGGGATTGACGACGGACGAGCTGATGGCTCTGCCGACCGGTCCGCGCGAGCGGTCGGCGGAGGAGCTCGATCGGAGCAAGGGATTCAGATCCTACGGCAGCGGGATGAGGGATGAGCAGCCGCGGCGGCAGGGGAGCTTCAATCGGGAGTCGAATCGTGAAATTGCGCCGTCTAGGGCTGACGAGACTGATAATTGGGCGGCTGGGAAGAGGTCGCCTGCTAGTAGTGGGTTTGAGAGGAGGGAGAGGGGGGAAAGAGGGGGTTTCTTCACCGATTCGCAATCGAGAGCGGATGAGGTTGATAATTGGGCGTCGAACAAGAGTTTTGCCCCTTCTTCTGAGCCTAGGAGGTATGAGAGAAGGGGGAGCTTTGGATTGGAATCGAGCAACGGTGGAGCAGATTCAGGTAGTTGggtgaagagaagagaagaggaaGGGCCGAGGATGGGCGGCGCCTTTGATAGTTTGAGGGAGAGGAGAGGGGGTTCGGATTTGAATGGGGCGGATTCGGAGAGCTGGGGCAGGAGAGGGGGTTCGGAGTCGAATGCTGGCAGTAGGCCAAGATTGAATTTGCAACCTAGAACACTTCCCGTGGTTGATATTGCTGCTCCGGAGAAGCCTAAGCCCGAGATTGCTCCTCCGGTGATTGTGAAGTCGAAAGGGAGCAATCCATTTGGCGAGGCAAGGCCGAGAGAGGAGGTGTTGAAGGAGAAGGGCCAAGATTGGAAAGAGATTGAGGAGAAGCTCGAGTCTACCAAGATTAAGGAGGTGGTTTCTGATGGACCGGATCCTCCAAGGAAGAACTTTTGGAGCGGGAGAGAGAGGCGGCAGGAAGAGAAGACTGAGAGGGCTTGGAGAAAGCCAGAATCTGCTGATTCCCGCCCACAGAG CGCTGAGGAACCCGTGAACGAGCATTCTGAGAAGTCCGAAAATGGACATGCTGAAGAGGCTGAAGGGGGAGAGGCACAGACCTAA
- the LOC131005610 gene encoding 30S ribosomal protein 3, chloroplastic-like, which translates to MLSTFGIETCCSLVPAKTPQIGISPKPQNPSICSYPNKKPLTIPSSSSAATQAIGNEEREKMKVVVKAMERPRLLLKFIWMEKNIGIAIDQLIPGGHGTIPVSPYYFWPRKDAWEELKLMIETKPWISQKQKVILLNQATDIINLWQQTGHS; encoded by the coding sequence atgttatcaacatttgGAATCGAAACATGTTGTTCACTAGTCCCAGCAAAAACACCTCAAATTGGAATCTCCCCCAAACCCCAAAACCCCTCAATTTGTTCATACCCAAACAAGAAACCCTTAACCATTCCATCCTCTTCCTCCGCCGCAACGCAGGCAATCGGAAATGAGGAGAGGGAGAAGATGAAGGTGGTGGTGAAGGCGATGGAGCGGCCGCGGCTGCTGCTCAAGTTCATCTGGATGGAGAAGAACATCGGAATCGCCATCGACCAGCTCATTCCCGGCGGCCACGGCACCATTCCGGTGAGCCCCTACTATTTCTGGCCGCGCAAGGATGCGTGGGAGGAGCTCAAGCTCATGATCGAGACCAAGCCCTGGATTTCCCAGAAGCAGAAGGTCATTCTGCTCAATCAAGCCACCGACATCATCAATCTCTGGCAGCAGACCGGCCATTCTTGA
- the LOC131012386 gene encoding sterol 14-demethylase-like, which translates to LLCNPKYMSTVLEEQKTIVQKHGNEVHYDVLAEMEVLYRCIKEALRLHPPLIMLLRSSHSDFTVKTKEGAEYDIPKGHIVATSPAFANRLPHIYKDPETYDPDRFAPGRDEDKAAGAFSYIAFGGGRHGCLGEPFAYLQIKTIWSHLLRNFEMELVSPFPEIDWNAMVVGVKGKVMVRYKRRALPLN; encoded by the coding sequence AAGACGATCGTGCAGAAACATGGAAACGAGGTTCATTACGACGTGCTAGCTGAGATGGAAGTTCTTTACAGATGCATAAAAGAAGCTCTGAGGCTCCACCCTCCGTTGATAATGCTTCTCCGGAGCTCACACAGCGACTTCACGGTGAAGACCAAGGAAGGGGCGGAATACGACATCCCCAAGGGACACATTGTGGCCACATCGCCTGCCTTTGCAAATCGTCTCCCGCATATCTACAAAGACCCGGAGACTTACGACCCTGATAGATTCGCTCCGGGAAGAGACGAGGACAAAGCCGCGGGAGCTTTCTCCTACATCGCCTTCGGAGGCGGTAGGCACGGCTGCCTAGGGGAGCCGTTCGCCTATCTGCAGATCAAGACGATATGGAGCCATCTGCTCAGAAACTTCGAGATGGAGCTCGTATCTCCGTTCCCAGAGATCGACTGGAACGCGATGGTTGTCGGCGTGAAGGGGAAGGTGATGGTGCGGTACAAACGCCGAGCTCTTCCCCTCAACTAA
- the LOC131005613 gene encoding uncharacterized protein LOC131005613, translating into MDWLRKFFFTAFLVAAAAIGGARGDAMVTGTVFCDQCKDGQISLFDYPLNGIKVTMACPGSDGQYTTWGEQTTNWLGNYAMRVGGAPNLSGCYTQVSGSGQGSNACGAAAGPAKRLRLMFNMFDTEMYTVEPLLAQPAQPMSFCPSSTPAPVVPVNPPPAPLLPPVPRFPPTPFLEASACPHQIWLMPEYQCYWKVVSPDTKVAVAFGLVAGRRYGTDMTLRQGMLGRGDPYRTLLREGTTALLNSYNSIQFPYHPLGVIQDMNLALVGSTRHVLHTALRFMRANSGSGSTATCKFTTCK; encoded by the exons ATGGATTGGTTGCGCAAGTTTTTCTTCACGGCTTtcctcgtcgccgccgccgcgatCGGCGGCGCCCGCGGCGACGCCATGGTCACCGGAACCGTGTTTTGTGATCAATGCAAAGATGGCCAGATTTCCCTCTTTGATTATCCCTTAAATG GGATTAAGGTGACGATGGCCTGCCCGGGCAGCGACGGGCAGTACACGACGTGGGGGGAGCAGACCACCAACTGGCTAGGCAACTATGCTATGAGGGTTGGTGGTGCCCCCAATTTGAGCGGCTGCTACACGCAGGTCTCGGGCAGCGGTCAAGGCTCGAACGCCTGCGGGGCGGCCGCTGGGCCAGCCAAGCGTCTCCGGCTCATGTTCAACATGTTCGATACGGAGATGTACACCGTTGAACCGTTGCTAGCTCAACCGGCTCAACCAATGTCCTTCTGCCCGAGCTCCACCCCTGCCCCGGTCGTCCCGGTCAACCCTCCGCCCGCACCCCTGTTGCCGCCCGTCCCCCGCTTCCCCCCGACGCCCTTCTTGGAAGCCTCGGCCTGCCCCCACCA AATATGGTTGATGCCGGAGTACCAATGCTATTGGAAGGTGGTGAGCCCGGACACGAAGGTGGCCGTTGCGTTCGGGCTGGTCGCGGGCCGTAGGTACGGGACCGACATGACGCTTAGGCAAGGCATGCTAGGGAGAGGGGATCCCTATAGGACCTTGTTGAGAGAGGGCACCACTGCATTGCTCAACTCCTACAATAGCATACAGTTCCCATACCACCCCCTTGGTGTGATCCAAGACATGAATTTGGCGTTGGTGGGGTCCACGCGGCACGTGCTCCACACCGCGTTGCGCTTCATGAGGGCGAACTCCGGCTCGGGCAGCACGGCCACTTGCAAGTTCACTACTTGCAAGTGA
- the LOC131005611 gene encoding probable magnesium transporter NIPA6 isoform X1 — MGVSDNTRGLLLAMVSSLFIGTSFIFKKKGLLRAAAAGTRAGVGGYTYLLEPLWWAGMISMIVGEIANFVAYIYAPAVLVTPLGALSIIVSAVLAHFLLKEPLRQMGILGIVSCIVGSVVIVVHAPQEHTPSSVQEVWDLASQPAFLIYVAASVSLVLLLILYLEPLYGQTNILVYLGICSLLGAITVMSVKAVGIAIKLTLEGINQFGSTQTWFFLSVAVFCLITQLNYLNKALDTFNAAIVSPIHYVMFTTLTIIASSIMFKDWSGQNASSITSEVCGFITVLSGTLILHMTREEEASPPPTGTIIWYDGDSSKALEGAHFISLNSSDYFELVSGDK; from the exons atgggGGTTTCGGATAATACGAGGGGATTGTTATTGGCAATGGTGTCGAGTTTGTTTATCGGAACGAGCTTTATTTTTAAGAAGAAAGGTCTTCTgcgagctgctgctgctggtacACGCGCAG GTGTTGGAGGCTACACTTACTTGTTAGAACCTCTTTGGTGGGCCGGCATGATTTCTA TGATTGTTGGGGAGATTGCGAATTTTGTTGCTTATATCTATGCCCCTGCTGTTCTTGTTACCCCTCTTGGTGCATTGAGCATAATCGTTAG TGCTGTTTTAGCACACTTTCTGTTGAAGGAACCACTGCGACAGATGGGAATTTTGGGGATTGTGTCTTGCATAGTTGGATCGGTTGTAATTGTCGTTCATGCCCCTCAAGAACACACTCCATCTTCTGTTCAAGAAGTCTGGGATTTGGCATCTCAGCCAG CATTCCTCATTTATGTGGCAGCTTCGGTATCTCTAGTGCTACTTCTCATTTTGTATTTGGAGCCACTCTACGGGCAGACAAACATACTCGTTTACTTAGGAATTTGCTCCTTATTGGGAGCAATCACG GTAATGAGCGTGAAGGCCGTTGGGATTGCAATAAAACTCACCTTGGAGGGGATTAATCAATTTGGATCCACTCAGACTTGGTTTTTCCTTTCAGTTGCCGTGTTTTGTCTGATCACGCAGTTGAATTATCTGAACAAG GCGCTCGACACTTTCAACGCTGCAATCGTCTCTCCGATACACTATGTGATGTTCACTACTCTGACCATAATCGCCAGCTCCATAATGTTTAAG GACTGGTCGGGTCAGAATGCGAGCAGCATAACCTCCGAGGTGTGCGGATTCATCACAGTTCTCTCGGGGACGCTCATTCTGCACATGACCAGAGAAGAGGAGGCGTCGCCACCTCCAACAG GAACCATAATTTGGTACGATGGAGACTCATCAAAGGCTTTGGAAGGGGCTCATTTTATCTCACTGAACAGCTCAGATTACTTTGAACTTGTCTCTGGAGACAAGTGA